A section of the Metabacillus endolithicus genome encodes:
- the pelF gene encoding GT4 family glycosyltransferase PelF, protein MKIGIVAEGSYPYVSGGVSSWIHMLIESMPQHKFEIIAISDKARKKSDYKYSLPFNVCGITNINLNEVSTRLVRKPQLLKNEQEKIREWLASNSFREDVLMLLGDRRKVGTSEQFLNKFPLFWSFIVDTYQKQYNNSSFLDFYSMWKSMLSPVLSLLQQDYPKVDIIHSVSTGYAGLVSSYIKATQQIPFILTEHGMYSREREEEILKSNWVKDDFKETWIQFFYYLSKIAYYHAEDIITLFKRNSQFQELSGAPREKLKIIPNGVHYHKYAAIKREKPDRKLRIGAIVRVVPIKDIKTMIQAAKYLKEDNIPIQLFIMGPVEEDEEYTLECEQLIVTLGLEEEVVITGKVNITDYLPSFDVCVLSSISEGQPLAVLEGMAAAIPWVVTDVGCCAELIKGHHSSEQAGFVVPPVNPRKMAEKLKWFYRNQEKATIFGLNGQKRVKEFYQIDQMIYEYSKLYQERGQEIGRNRISPPGVV, encoded by the coding sequence ATGAAAATAGGGATTGTTGCAGAGGGAAGCTATCCTTATGTAAGCGGTGGTGTTTCAAGCTGGATTCATATGTTAATAGAAAGCATGCCACAACATAAGTTTGAGATCATAGCCATATCGGATAAGGCTAGGAAAAAATCCGACTATAAATATTCACTGCCATTCAATGTGTGCGGGATAACAAATATAAATCTTAATGAAGTATCCACTAGACTTGTACGAAAACCGCAGTTATTGAAAAATGAACAAGAAAAAATTCGAGAGTGGCTTGCTAGCAATAGTTTTCGTGAAGATGTGTTGATGTTACTAGGAGACCGGAGAAAGGTGGGAACTAGTGAACAATTTTTAAATAAATTTCCTCTATTTTGGTCTTTTATCGTTGACACTTATCAAAAGCAATATAATAATAGCTCGTTTTTAGACTTCTATTCAATGTGGAAGTCAATGCTATCACCAGTTCTTTCTCTACTTCAGCAGGATTATCCTAAGGTCGATATTATTCACTCGGTTTCCACAGGCTATGCTGGTTTAGTGTCATCTTATATAAAAGCAACTCAACAAATACCATTTATTTTAACTGAGCATGGTATGTACTCAAGGGAACGGGAAGAAGAAATTTTAAAATCAAATTGGGTGAAAGATGATTTTAAAGAAACATGGATTCAGTTCTTTTATTATCTTTCTAAAATTGCCTATTATCATGCTGAAGACATTATTACCCTTTTTAAACGAAACAGTCAATTTCAGGAGCTATCCGGTGCACCTAGGGAAAAATTAAAGATTATCCCAAATGGTGTTCATTATCATAAATATGCAGCCATAAAAAGAGAAAAACCAGACCGTAAATTACGAATTGGAGCTATTGTCCGAGTTGTTCCGATTAAGGATATTAAAACAATGATTCAAGCGGCAAAATATTTAAAAGAAGATAACATTCCCATTCAGTTATTTATTATGGGACCGGTAGAGGAAGATGAAGAATATACACTTGAATGTGAACAGCTTATTGTTACTTTAGGTTTAGAAGAGGAGGTTGTTATAACAGGAAAGGTGAATATTACTGATTATTTGCCGTCATTTGATGTGTGTGTGTTAAGCAGTATTTCTGAGGGGCAGCCTTTGGCCGTATTAGAAGGAATGGCAGCAGCTATTCCATGGGTTGTAACAGATGTTGGCTGCTGTGCAGAATTAATAAAAGGTCATCATTCTTCGGAACAAGCCGGTTTTGTTGTACCCCCTGTTAACCCGAGAAAAATGGCGGAAAAACTAAAGTGGTTTTATCGAAATCAGGAAAAAGCTACGATATTCGGTTTGAATGGCCAAAAAAGAGTAAAGGAATTCTATCAAATTGACCAAATGATCTATGAATACAGCAAACTATACCAAGAAAGGGGGCAAGAAATTGGCCGGAATCGGATTTCACCTCCAGGAGTTGTTTAA
- a CDS encoding DUF2194 domain-containing protein — translation MNKKFLMKNMFALGLIILGIVFLQFYRLENINEYFAPIKVAKKEIETMSHSAGSAEGEKIKIFIYQDGTKRSHKISENLKHSLDYAKIPYEKITDQQIGSLQASPYHLLVLTGHQTDLFPYETIRNFVEEGGRLVITDRIIDVKWNELVGIKSQKGLMKDPIYGLHFEKTIFPGYEDLSEESWIVENKSLDVVLDKDTEVYITAENTPVLWKNTYEKGVVVYWNATMFHEKHFRGLLLQSIGLATPAFVTAQVGAKVMFIDDFPAPVPEGSSKSISKDYDLTISQFYKNIWWEDMKELAKDIDLAYTGLFIGTYRDDDKLKAQDLIFNGRETMTFYGRQLLENNGEIGLHGYNHQSLVTGSEPMDSSLGYRRWDSQEQMEKSLQTVKEFYDYYFPNQTFQTYVPPSNVLNRTGLDAIVNKLPNITTIASLYDGSLRKGDFVQEYEFDREYSHLYHFPRISSDYNFNKDTEFVMKDAIANFGMISHFIHPDDVLDPRRAKKDGWPEMKEKFSQTFKELKELYPHLEPLTAQQATEKMIHYQEATLDVSYTPESIIIQGSNLLNPTTLLVRLEQGKKLQTGSFQFGEVREFDTSSRLYAVKLTKPEAKLEIRENAQ, via the coding sequence ATGAATAAGAAATTTCTAATGAAAAATATGTTTGCTTTAGGTTTGATAATCTTAGGGATTGTTTTTTTACAGTTTTATCGGCTCGAAAATATTAATGAATATTTTGCACCGATTAAAGTAGCTAAAAAAGAAATTGAAACAATGTCCCATTCCGCAGGCTCTGCTGAGGGAGAAAAAATCAAGATCTTTATCTACCAAGATGGAACAAAGAGATCTCATAAAATCTCCGAAAATCTCAAACACTCTTTAGACTATGCGAAAATACCATATGAAAAAATAACGGATCAGCAAATAGGGAGTTTACAAGCTTCTCCTTATCACCTACTGGTACTAACAGGCCATCAAACTGATTTATTCCCCTACGAAACCATTAGAAATTTTGTTGAAGAAGGGGGAAGACTTGTTATTACAGATCGGATAATAGATGTAAAATGGAATGAATTAGTCGGTATAAAAAGTCAAAAAGGTCTAATGAAGGATCCTATATATGGCTTGCATTTTGAAAAAACGATTTTTCCAGGCTATGAAGATCTTAGTGAAGAGAGTTGGATTGTAGAAAATAAGTCCTTGGATGTTGTTTTGGACAAAGACACAGAAGTCTATATAACAGCAGAAAACACCCCGGTTCTTTGGAAGAATACATATGAAAAAGGAGTAGTTGTTTATTGGAATGCAACAATGTTTCATGAAAAGCATTTTAGGGGATTATTACTTCAATCAATAGGGTTAGCAACGCCTGCATTTGTCACAGCTCAAGTCGGGGCAAAGGTTATGTTTATTGATGATTTCCCTGCACCTGTTCCTGAAGGAAGCTCGAAATCAATATCAAAGGATTATGATCTAACAATCTCTCAGTTTTATAAAAATATCTGGTGGGAAGATATGAAAGAGTTGGCAAAGGACATTGACCTAGCGTATACTGGCCTGTTTATTGGAACATATCGAGATGATGACAAGCTAAAAGCTCAAGATTTAATTTTTAATGGAAGAGAAACAATGACATTTTATGGAAGGCAGTTATTAGAAAATAATGGAGAAATTGGATTGCATGGCTATAATCATCAATCACTAGTAACAGGCAGTGAACCAATGGATTCGTCACTAGGTTATCGTAGGTGGGACAGTCAAGAGCAAATGGAGAAGTCTTTACAAACTGTAAAAGAGTTTTACGATTACTATTTTCCAAACCAAACATTTCAGACTTATGTACCACCATCTAACGTATTAAATAGAACAGGTCTTGATGCAATCGTTAATAAACTGCCTAATATTACAACGATTGCCTCTCTATATGATGGTTCTCTTAGAAAGGGAGATTTTGTCCAGGAATATGAGTTTGATAGAGAATACTCTCATCTTTATCATTTTCCAAGAATAAGTAGTGATTACAACTTTAATAAAGATACTGAATTTGTTATGAAAGATGCCATTGCAAATTTTGGTATGATATCACATTTCATCCATCCAGATGATGTATTAGATCCACGTCGTGCCAAAAAAGATGGCTGGCCAGAAATGAAAGAAAAGTTTTCTCAAACGTTTAAAGAATTGAAAGAATTGTATCCACACTTAGAGCCACTAACTGCACAGCAAGCAACGGAAAAAATGATTCATTATCAAGAAGCAACATTAGATGTTTCATATACACCTGAATCTATTATTATTCAAGGGTCTAACCTATTAAACCCAACAACTCTATTAGTAAGACTAGAGCAAGGGAAGAAGCTGCAAACTGGATCATTTCAATTTGGTGAGGTAAGGGAATTTGATACTTCCTCAAGGTTATATGCTGTAAAACTTACAAAACCTGAAGCAAAATTGGAAATAAGGGAGAATGCACAATGA
- a CDS encoding tetratricopeptide repeat protein, with the protein MENHILFSFVIGLFLLNSICMYTFFRFTKSKVEDSKQGLFIWITWLSLLIPVIGQIFGIALWLMTSKKINEPFINFEGSLLDKIENLQALREVASGDKDVIPLAVIIKSSPSEVQKEYILKMNKLKVNDKARFLNIALENKDHEIVHYAATMFLSLQDQYKAKIDGARKCLNSNELNSYQNLVYFYQEYLDSGLLKDHFKVSIIQEYKRLLEKSILIFPKIIFFQNSLAKIYYELGELEKAYDLFIKMIQNFPSSYDGYIGALGILYEKKQWGEMKSLMHEMNQSVQKECIPPAISQTIKTLEGSLG; encoded by the coding sequence ATGGAAAATCACATTTTATTTAGCTTTGTCATAGGCTTATTTTTATTAAATTCCATATGTATGTATACCTTTTTTCGATTTACTAAGTCAAAAGTCGAAGACTCAAAGCAAGGATTATTCATTTGGATAACGTGGCTATCATTGCTAATACCGGTAATAGGTCAAATTTTTGGAATAGCATTATGGCTTATGACAAGTAAAAAAATAAATGAACCATTTATTAATTTTGAAGGTAGTTTACTCGATAAAATAGAAAATTTACAAGCATTACGAGAGGTTGCTTCAGGAGATAAAGACGTAATACCTCTTGCTGTTATTATAAAGTCTTCACCTTCTGAAGTTCAAAAAGAATATATCTTAAAAATGAACAAGTTAAAGGTTAATGATAAGGCACGTTTTTTGAATATAGCTCTTGAAAATAAAGATCATGAAATTGTTCATTATGCTGCCACAATGTTCCTTTCTCTTCAAGATCAATATAAAGCAAAAATTGATGGGGCAAGAAAATGCCTGAATAGTAACGAGCTTAACAGCTATCAAAACCTTGTTTATTTCTACCAAGAATATTTGGATAGTGGACTATTAAAAGATCATTTCAAAGTCTCAATAATACAAGAATATAAAAGGCTCCTAGAAAAGAGTATTTTGATTTTTCCTAAGATCATTTTTTTTCAAAATTCATTAGCCAAAATCTACTATGAGCTTGGAGAACTCGAAAAAGCATATGATTTATTTATAAAGATGATACAGAATTTCCCATCAAGCTATGATGGATATATTGGTGCCTTAGGTATTCTTTACGAAAAAAAGCAATGGGGGGAAATGAAGTCATTGATGCATGAAATGAACCAGTCTGTCCAGAAAGAGTGTATACCTCCAGCTATTTCACAAACCATTAAAACATTGGAAGGTAGTTTAGGATGA
- a CDS encoding DUF3889 domain-containing protein — MKKWIFFLTILYGLTATQVSFTPEVHAVSQKTWEDVAVKETKKRYPLSQVLFSQKIWDKKKKDFTVKQYRLTLREGMDDFAVYTTITYDSNTGEIKKIQVVPEA, encoded by the coding sequence GTGAAGAAATGGATATTTTTTCTTACAATACTGTACGGATTAACAGCAACACAGGTTTCATTTACTCCTGAAGTTCATGCTGTTTCACAGAAAACATGGGAAGATGTTGCAGTAAAAGAAACAAAAAAACGTTACCCACTATCACAAGTATTGTTTTCTCAAAAAATTTGGGACAAAAAGAAAAAGGATTTTACAGTTAAGCAATACCGCTTAACATTACGTGAAGGTATGGACGATTTTGCTGTCTATACAACCATAACATATGATTCAAATACTGGTGAAATTAAGAAAATTCAGGTTGTACCAGAAGCATAA
- a CDS encoding YqzE family protein: protein MSTNDYVKYVTQQIVKFMDTPKETRKQQRQERKDLDASSSYYSNRWLGILPFAVRLLMNKKKDR, encoded by the coding sequence TTGTCTACAAATGACTATGTTAAGTATGTTACACAGCAAATAGTAAAATTTATGGACACGCCTAAAGAAACAAGAAAGCAGCAACGACAGGAACGTAAAGATCTTGATGCATCTTCGTCATATTACAGTAATCGTTGGTTAGGTATTTTACCTTTTGCAGTAAGATTGTTAATGAATAAGAAAAAAGATCGATAA
- a CDS encoding shikimate kinase — translation MEAIYLTGFMGAGKTTVGQQLAQNMKLPVIDTDQEIVKKLNKSIKEIFEENGEAFFRDQETKILKELPTKDVIITTGGGIVIKDENRELWMKEHGNIVMLHADIDTIYERVSSDKTRPLASKKSKQELNDLYQSRVNFYDDCTILIETDQKNIEDIVNEISIRLNSKNFGNK, via the coding sequence TTGGAAGCAATCTATTTAACTGGATTTATGGGAGCAGGAAAAACAACGGTTGGTCAACAACTTGCACAAAACATGAAACTTCCTGTTATTGATACAGATCAAGAAATTGTAAAAAAATTAAATAAAAGCATTAAAGAAATATTTGAAGAAAATGGTGAAGCCTTTTTTCGCGACCAAGAAACAAAAATCTTAAAAGAACTTCCAACAAAAGACGTTATTATTACAACCGGCGGTGGAATTGTTATTAAGGATGAAAATAGAGAACTTTGGATGAAGGAACATGGCAATATAGTGATGCTTCATGCCGATATTGATACAATCTACGAACGTGTTTCTTCAGATAAAACTCGACCTTTAGCAAGTAAAAAATCAAAACAAGAGCTCAATGATTTATATCAATCACGAGTAAACTTTTATGATGATTGTACAATTTTAATTGAAACGGACCAAAAAAATATTGAAGATATTGTGAATGAAATAAGTATACGATTAAATTCTAAGAACTTTGGAAATAAATAG
- the comGG gene encoding competence type IV pilus minor pilin ComGG — MKQEKGFILPSMMVVVFFCLLITAHISISLVNEKNFYEETKQYYTLDSIMQAAVERSLKEVKDGTPLLNEQISVNTFNGQFSYQVQEVSPLIFGVSITCQTNEGKEYTASYHYDSSINEMILWSEY; from the coding sequence ATGAAGCAAGAAAAAGGTTTTATTTTGCCAAGTATGATGGTGGTTGTGTTTTTCTGTTTGCTAATAACAGCGCATATATCAATATCCTTAGTGAATGAAAAGAATTTTTATGAAGAAACAAAGCAATACTATACTCTTGATTCAATTATGCAAGCTGCAGTCGAAAGGTCACTAAAGGAAGTGAAGGATGGAACTCCTTTACTTAATGAACAGATTTCAGTGAATACGTTTAATGGTCAATTTTCTTACCAGGTTCAAGAAGTCTCACCACTAATTTTTGGAGTTTCCATCACATGTCAAACAAATGAAGGAAAAGAATATACAGCTTCTTATCATTACGATTCTTCAATAAATGAAATGATTTTATGGTCTGAATATTAA
- the comGF gene encoding competence type IV pilus minor pilin ComGF, protein MGIKRLVWSGQVCIKKQNQFAFLYLNERGYTFLNMLLTFFIYSFIISTLTIVFHFLISHSQHPEDLRPFEWELFIIQLHREFKESSHITIQDKELTFTNNAGQHVSINHYKNLIRRQIADRGHEILLLKVKTMTFHQVDRGIQLSVISEAGKVYTYTFRTYKELVKA, encoded by the coding sequence GTGGGGATCAAAAGGCTTGTATGGAGTGGTCAAGTTTGTATAAAAAAACAAAATCAGTTTGCCTTCTTGTATCTTAACGAACGGGGGTATACGTTTTTGAATATGCTTCTAACCTTTTTCATTTACTCCTTCATTATTTCAACTCTCACGATTGTTTTTCACTTTTTAATTTCTCATTCTCAACATCCCGAAGACTTAAGGCCATTTGAATGGGAACTTTTTATCATACAACTTCATAGGGAATTTAAAGAATCCAGTCATATAACCATTCAGGATAAAGAATTAACATTTACAAATAATGCTGGACAACATGTTAGTATTAATCACTATAAAAACCTAATTCGCAGACAAATAGCCGACAGAGGCCACGAAATCCTTCTTTTAAAAGTAAAAACAATGACTTTTCACCAAGTTGACAGAGGAATTCAACTTTCTGTCATAAGTGAGGCTGGAAAAGTCTATACCTACACATTTAGAACTTATAAGGAATTAGTAAAAGCATGA
- the comGE gene encoding competence type IV pilus minor pilin ComGE, protein MERVVLLFKNFKGYSLAETITAFSMWILIVSILIPQLVLLTQERVTTKQSSDALKLLHEKVQHVAFSGVNKENEDIEKDSVVYHLTWKEEGGDQKACMEWSSLYKKTKSVCLLVS, encoded by the coding sequence TTGGAAAGGGTCGTTTTGCTCTTCAAGAACTTTAAAGGTTATTCATTAGCAGAAACAATCACAGCATTTAGTATGTGGATATTAATTGTCTCCATCCTCATCCCTCAGCTTGTTCTTTTAACTCAAGAACGAGTTACAACAAAACAATCTTCTGATGCATTGAAATTATTACACGAGAAAGTTCAACATGTTGCTTTTTCTGGTGTTAACAAAGAAAACGAAGATATTGAAAAAGACTCAGTAGTTTATCACTTAACATGGAAGGAGGAAGGTGGGGATCAAAAGGCTTGTATGGAGTGGTCAAGTTTGTATAAAAAAACAAAATCAGTTTGCCTTCTTGTATCTTAA
- the comGD gene encoding competence type IV pilus minor pilin ComGD, whose protein sequence is MEEHQQPINKNGFTLLETVLVLAIVSSMSLLFIANIVPIYNQKVLDTFLDTFEKDVMYAQQYALVNEEKAYIVFVPSQNKYTIEGTKHGSILIERKYDSRIKIEAEVFSNRITYNPNGSIRASGTMHISYYKQSFKVVFYLGKGRFALQEL, encoded by the coding sequence ATGGAGGAGCACCAGCAGCCGATTAATAAAAATGGTTTTACCCTATTAGAGACAGTCCTTGTGTTAGCTATTGTAAGCAGTATGAGCTTGCTTTTTATTGCGAATATTGTTCCTATTTATAATCAAAAAGTTTTAGATACTTTTTTAGATACATTTGAAAAAGATGTCATGTATGCACAGCAATACGCATTGGTGAATGAAGAAAAAGCATATATAGTATTTGTGCCGAGTCAGAACAAATATACTATTGAAGGAACAAAGCATGGGTCAATTCTTATCGAAAGAAAGTATGATAGTAGAATCAAAATTGAGGCTGAAGTGTTTTCGAACCGCATCACTTATAATCCAAATGGTTCGATTCGAGCAAGTGGGACTATGCACATTAGCTATTATAAGCAGTCATTTAAGGTGGTTTTTTATCTTGGAAAGGGTCGTTTTGCTCTTCAAGAACTTTAA
- the comGC gene encoding competence type IV pilus major pilin ComGC, with product MKNEKGFTLIEMLIVLLVITVLLLITIPNVTKHNSSIQEKGCEGLINMVQAQVTSYQIDHKKIPTLGELETGGYLRSTPVCPNGNTVVIAADGVVSDGGAPAAD from the coding sequence ATGAAGAACGAAAAAGGTTTTACATTAATTGAAATGCTAATTGTATTACTCGTTATTACAGTTTTACTGCTTATTACAATTCCAAATGTAACGAAGCATAATAGCAGTATTCAAGAAAAAGGTTGTGAAGGTCTAATTAATATGGTACAGGCCCAAGTTACGTCTTATCAAATTGATCATAAAAAAATTCCTACCTTAGGAGAACTAGAAACCGGTGGTTATCTAAGAAGCACACCTGTATGTCCAAATGGAAACACGGTTGTTATTGCTGCAGATGGAGTTGTTTCTGATGGAGGAGCACCAGCAGCCGATTAA
- a CDS encoding type II secretion system F family protein, with amino-acid sequence MNTIIKIPILKRIFIISHSYFFALQLSNLLKGGMSTFESLKVFESQNLLPFFKVEAGYLIQQLRAGEQLHHIIGERCFYEKELSLVILHGQANGQLSRELYTYSQLIIDKLEQKMVKVMAIVQPAIYGFVGIIVLFVYLSMLLPMYKMMESL; translated from the coding sequence ATGAACACAATCATAAAAATTCCTATTTTAAAAAGAATATTTATTATTTCACACAGTTATTTCTTTGCTCTGCAACTAAGTAACTTATTAAAAGGGGGGATGTCTACTTTTGAGAGTTTAAAGGTGTTTGAAAGTCAAAATCTGCTGCCATTTTTTAAGGTAGAGGCAGGCTACCTTATTCAACAATTACGAGCTGGTGAACAGCTTCATCACATTATTGGTGAACGATGCTTTTATGAAAAGGAGCTGTCTCTTGTTATTTTGCATGGACAAGCAAATGGACAGCTATCACGGGAACTTTACACGTATAGCCAGCTTATTATTGATAAGCTTGAACAAAAAATGGTGAAGGTAATGGCAATCGTTCAACCAGCTATTTATGGTTTTGTAGGAATAATCGTGTTATTTGTCTACTTATCTATGCTTTTACCGATGTACAAGATGATGGAAAGCTTATAG
- a CDS encoding type II secretion system F family protein — translation MKDQLSLLKRLSSLLDKGYTLNEALQFLHVNEQGYKKADLQQCISYLSSGNSFRIALSSLQFHRDVLSYLYFAEQHGDLEFSLKECSGILDKKLTQFDKLTKLLRYPIFLLSTVAIILLMIQFVITPQFEQLYASMNIETSFFSLFLLIVFNGLKLSGILLIVAASVIVYYFFSIFKKQPQILK, via the coding sequence TTGAAAGACCAACTATCTTTGCTAAAAAGATTAAGTAGTTTGTTAGATAAAGGGTATACACTAAATGAAGCTCTGCAGTTTCTTCATGTTAACGAGCAAGGGTATAAAAAAGCTGACTTACAGCAATGTATATCATATTTATCTTCAGGTAATTCATTTCGAATAGCACTTTCAAGCTTACAATTTCATCGGGATGTGTTAAGCTATCTCTATTTTGCAGAACAGCATGGGGACCTTGAATTTTCACTAAAAGAATGTAGTGGGATTCTGGATAAAAAACTTACACAGTTCGATAAGCTTACAAAACTACTACGTTATCCTATCTTTCTTCTATCAACAGTGGCAATTATTTTACTCATGATCCAATTTGTTATCACCCCACAATTTGAGCAGCTATATGCTTCTATGAATATTGAAACCTCTTTTTTTTCATTATTTTTACTAATTGTTTTTAATGGATTAAAGCTTTCAGGAATTTTATTGATAGTAGCAGCATCCGTAATTGTTTATTATTTCTTTTCCATATTTAAAAAACAGCCGCAGATACTCAAATGA
- the comGA gene encoding competence type IV pilus ATPase ComGA, with protein sequence MKPIEQISERIIEEACALRASDIHIIPREQDTLIQFRVDDDLIEKHTMKKEICGRIISHLKFLASMDIGERRRPQNGSLSLSTTNLNVHLRLSTLPTIHEESLVIRILPQEKIPPITHLSLFPATTNKLLSILNHSHGLMIFTGPTGSGKTTTLYSLIHYAKRHFNRNIITLEDPVETKSEEVLQVQVNEKAGITYAAGLKAILRHDPDIIMVGEIRDRETAQIAIRASLTGHLVLSTMHTRDAKGAIYRLMEFDVSLSEIEQTLIAVSAQRLVQLKCPFCEDQCSPFCKKLRQKRRLSIYELLYGKNLTAVVKEAKGELASYQYPTLKDVIKKGIALGYLYPNSYDRWVFRYED encoded by the coding sequence GTGAAACCAATTGAACAAATAAGTGAACGAATTATTGAAGAAGCCTGTGCATTAAGAGCCTCAGACATTCACATTATTCCAAGAGAACAAGATACACTCATTCAATTTCGAGTTGATGATGATTTGATTGAGAAGCATACAATGAAAAAAGAAATCTGTGGTCGGATCATCTCTCATCTGAAATTTCTGGCCTCGATGGACATTGGCGAAAGACGAAGGCCCCAAAATGGATCATTGTCACTTTCCACAACCAATTTGAATGTTCACCTTAGATTATCCACCCTACCTACCATTCACGAAGAAAGTCTTGTGATTAGAATTCTGCCACAAGAAAAAATCCCGCCAATTACACATTTATCGTTATTCCCTGCCACAACTAACAAGCTGCTCTCTATTTTGAATCACTCACATGGTTTGATGATTTTTACAGGTCCAACTGGTTCGGGTAAGACAACGACACTTTATTCTCTCATTCATTATGCAAAGCGTCATTTTAACAGAAATATTATTACCTTAGAGGACCCGGTTGAAACGAAAAGTGAGGAAGTATTGCAAGTTCAAGTTAATGAAAAAGCAGGGATTACCTATGCTGCCGGTTTAAAGGCAATTCTGCGTCATGATCCTGATATTATTATGGTTGGAGAAATACGAGATCGAGAAACAGCTCAAATAGCCATTCGTGCCAGTCTAACTGGTCACCTTGTTTTGTCAACCATGCATACAAGAGATGCAAAGGGTGCGATATATCGTTTAATGGAATTTGATGTGAGTTTATCAGAAATTGAACAAACCCTCATTGCTGTTTCAGCTCAGAGATTGGTTCAACTTAAATGTCCATTCTGTGAAGATCAATGCTCTCCTTTTTGTAAGAAACTAAGGCAAAAAAGAAGGTTAAGTATTTATGAGCTTTTATATGGGAAAAACTTAACAGCTGTCGTAAAGGAGGCAAAAGGGGAATTAGCTTCCTATCAATACCCAACATTAAAAGATGTTATAAAAAAGGGAATAGCACTAGGATATCTTTATCCAAATTCTTATGACCGTTGGGTGTTTCGTTATGAAGATTAA
- a CDS encoding Spx/MgsR family RNA polymerase-binding regulatory protein, which produces MKNLMFYSYPSCTSCRKTKHWLKAHNVTFHERHLFRDTPSIDELKQILSLTTEGIDEILATRSQTYKDLNIDVNELSLSEVLTLMHQEPKLLRRPIITDGNKLIVGYNPQELSKVARKQELKKSVS; this is translated from the coding sequence GTGAAAAATCTAATGTTCTACAGTTATCCAAGTTGTACATCATGTAGAAAAACAAAGCATTGGCTAAAAGCGCACAATGTAACCTTTCACGAAAGACATCTTTTTCGTGATACACCATCTATAGATGAACTTAAGCAAATCTTATCTTTAACAACAGAAGGCATAGATGAAATTCTTGCAACAAGAAGCCAAACCTATAAAGACTTAAACATTGATGTAAATGAACTCTCTCTTTCCGAAGTACTTACACTTATGCACCAAGAACCAAAACTCCTACGCCGTCCAATCATCACAGACGGAAACAAACTTATCGTAGGCTACAACCCACAAGAACTAAGCAAGGTAGCAAGAAAACAAGAACTTAAAAAATCAGTATCATAA
- a CDS encoding DUF2626 domain-containing protein: MDRMFRVLGFWTGIFAVMFYLGDMKTTSLLFFGQTGFFVFLSYLKLSERMYIYIFGAYLTIFFVGFTYWTTFMMIPGHNMGH, translated from the coding sequence ATGGATCGTATGTTCCGAGTATTAGGTTTCTGGACGGGAATCTTCGCAGTAATGTTCTATCTTGGAGATATGAAGACGACTTCCTTACTCTTTTTCGGACAAACTGGATTTTTTGTTTTCTTATCTTATTTAAAATTATCCGAACGCATGTACATTTATATTTTTGGTGCTTACCTAACTATTTTCTTTGTCGGATTTACGTACTGGACAACATTTATGATGATTCCAGGACATAACATGGGACATTAA